TCTGGATAAATACCTTTCAAGTAGGCACTATTATTCCACCAAATGCCACGATAAGTAGTATCACAATTACTTCATTAGTCTGTATTGGTAGTATTAATCTACCACTTAATTTGTTAGAAAAAGTAAGTTTTTTAATTTTATCTATGTGCTTTGGAATCATTGTTGGTTTTTTCTCCAGATGGATTGATTTTTTCCTGTTTGAAAAGGTTAATATTACCCTTTTACACAAATTAGAGGCTGACATTAAAATAGGAAATTTACAGATGATAGAACGGATAAATTGGATAAGTATAGGAATGAGTTTTATTATCCATTCCTTAATCTTGATTGGGACTATAAGCGTTGGACTATTTGCCGTTAAAATAATAACAAATCTTTTAGCCACTAAATTTGATTTAACCATTATTTTACCATTACTTTTATTATTTGGTTGTGGTGTAACAATAAGTGTTTTAGGTGTGCGAAAGTATCTTATTTATTTTGTGGTTGGTTTTATTTTAACAAGTATTGTAATTTTTATAAAAGGCTAAATCTATGCTATCTAAAGGTGATATTTTCAAGATATTTTTCAGGTCATTATTTGTGCAGTCAATATTCAATTTTGAGCGGATGCAAAGTGTAGGATTTGTTTATACGATATTCCCAATGATAAAAAAATTGTATTCACAGCCTCGAGCACAAAAAGAAGTTATTCTTCGACACTTAGAATTTATCAATACGCATCCATATTTTATTACATTAATTAGTGGCTTAATTATTTCAAAAGAAGAAGAACTATCAAAAGGTAAAGAAGGATTAACTCCGGCTGACATCTCGGTTTTGAAATCATATATGACATCGCCTCTGGCTGGAATCGGAGATAGTTTGCTTTGGGCAACATATCGACCTTTAATCTCCCTTTTGGGAATGATGATAACATCAACCTTAATCTGGATACAAAAATCCCCTATTTGGGGAATAATCTTTTTCTTGATTATTTATAATATTTTGCCTTTATATCTGAGATTTATCGGCATAAAAAAAGGATATTGCCTTAAAGAAAACCTGATAGAAAAAATCAGTAAAATCTCTTTTCAGCGGATTAAATCTATATTCAATATTATCGGCATAACTTTTTTGGGGATATTAAGTAGTATTCTTTGCTGGTTTAATGCCCGTTTAATAAAAACTGATGTGGTTGAAGAATATTTTATTGGAATAGCATCATTGATAATTATAATTGCTACAGGCATTGGCATTAGAATAAGAATCAGTCCTTTGATTATCTTTTTGTTCATATTGGGAATAGGGAGTTTATTAGTTTATTTTAAAACAATGGGAATGTGGTCTTATAATTCTGAAATTAAATATTTAACCAGGATTATCTTATGAATTCAGTAGAAAAAATAGTTACACTTGAAAATAAATTAGGGTTACACCTCCGGGCGGCGGTTATTTTCGTCCAGGCTGCCACTAAATTTCAATCCGTGATTAAAGTAAAAAAAGTTAATAACTCAGGTTCAGGATGGAGAAATGGCAAAAGTATTTTAAGTGTGGGAACTTTAGATGCAGGCAAAGGTAGTCAAATAATAATCAATGCCCGTGGCGAAGATGCTATAGAGGCGGTAGAAAAATTAACAAAATTATTCGAAGATAAATTTGGAGAAAAAGAATGATAACTTCATCGATGTTAAAACTTAAAGGCGTAATTGCCTCACCAGGAATTGTTATCGGCAAGGCTTATTTATTAGATATAACTAAGCTCAAGATAACTCAGAGAAAGATTACTGAAGAAGAAGTAGAAAATCAAATTAATAGTTTTAAAGAGGCAGTTTTACACACTGAAAAAGAAATTGTAAAGATTAAAGAAAAGGTTCATGAAGAAATGGGTGAAGAATATTCGAATATCTTTGAGGCTCATTTATTAATTTTAAAAGATCCGTTACTTATCTTTGAGGTTTCTGAAAGAATAAGAAAAGAATATATCAATGTAGAGTATGCCTTGTGGGAAGTTCTGCAGATGATTACTGAGAATATCGCTGGATTAGAAGATGCCTATATGCGAGAACGAGTAG
The nucleotide sequence above comes from bacterium. Encoded proteins:
- a CDS encoding PTS sugar transporter subunit IIC; amino-acid sequence: MYVQILLAGLIGGLINLDTYCIAQTMISRPLVVSPFLGLILGSLQGSPQEGLYLGAIIGVILELVWINTFQVGTIIPPNATISSITITSLVCIGSINLPLNLLEKVSFLILSMCFGIIVGFFSRWIDFFLFEKVNITLLHKLEADIKIGNLQMIERINWISIGMSFIIHSLILIGTISVGLFAVKIITNLLATKFDLTIILPLLLLFGCGVTISVLGVRKYLIYFVVGFILTSIVIFIKG
- a CDS encoding PTS system mannose/fructose/sorbose family transporter subunit IID, with translation MLSKGDIFKIFFRSLFVQSIFNFERMQSVGFVYTIFPMIKKLYSQPRAQKEVILRHLEFINTHPYFITLISGLIISKEEELSKGKEGLTPADISVLKSYMTSPLAGIGDSLLWATYRPLISLLGMMITSTLIWIQKSPIWGIIFFLIIYNILPLYLRFIGIKKGYCLKENLIEKISKISFQRIKSIFNIIGITFLGILSSILCWFNARLIKTDVVEEYFIGIASLIIIIATGIGIRIRISPLIIFLFILGIGSLLVYFKTMGMWSYNSEIKYLTRIIL
- a CDS encoding HPr family phosphocarrier protein; this translates as MNSVEKIVTLENKLGLHLRAAVIFVQAATKFQSVIKVKKVNNSGSGWRNGKSILSVGTLDAGKGSQIIINARGEDAIEAVEKLTKLFEDKFGEKE